Genomic DNA from Pistricoccus aurantiacus:
CCCTCTTCTCCTTGTTCATTTTCAAGCGCATCGGCGGCCTGCCGAAAGGTCTCCTTGATCAGCCGATAAAGCTGATTGACCCCTAGCCCATCAAGACCATTTTGACGTCGCAGCAAGGCACTCTGCTCTTCTATTGAGGGAAATTCCGACAAGTTTAGAAAATGTCGCCATTCTATTAGCAATTCAAGCATGCTTGGCGGTACCGGGATTCGAGCCAGCCTGTCGCCCTTGCCGACGGTCTGCCACCACCAGCGCCCTTCGCGTTGCAGGAAATCCCCCATCCGAGCCGCCGCCATTTCGCTGATGCGCGGCGCGAGCAGGTAGGCAAAGCCGAATATCAAGCGCCGGCGATGCCATTGATAGCGCGCTTTCTCTGTCGCCTCCGCATTCAAGGGTCGGTTGATCCAGGCCCATAGCCATTCCCATAGCGGCCGTTCCAGGTAACGCTCGATACCCGGTTGGCGGTTATCCAGGCGGCGGCGCTTGTCCCGCATCAGTCGAAACGGATTGTGCTCCACCCAACCCGCTTCCACTAGCCAGGCGTACATGCCCTGCAGGATGATCAGACTCTGACGGCGACTCGCCGGTGACAGAGGCCGGCGAAAGGGCCGCCACTGCGGGTGTTCGCGTGGCCGCGGCGGTCCTATCCAACGGGCGGCAGGCTGCGGATCGCCAAGAAATGTCTCGAAACGCATCAGGTGCTCACGACGCACCTGCTTCAAGGTGAGCCCTTGCTCTCCCAGCCACAGCAGCAGGCGCTCAGCTTCCTTGCGGTAGGTTCGCCAAGTCTGTGGGCTGGCGCGATATTCATTGAGCCACTGGGTGACTGCCTGAGCATCGTTCGCAGCAGCAATTCGCAGCGTTGAAACGTCCGGCGCTTTAACCAGCAGTGCTTCCTGGAAAGCGATGGCATTCGGTGATGGTAGCGGCATGGCAACTAATATTGGTTGAAAAAGAGACTTCATCGGTTGAAAAAGAAACTTCAGCTATCTGATTCAGGCTAACACGGAACGGTTGGTAGCATCTGAATGCCGAACGAACTGGCTCAGGAGCCCCCAACGAGGCTCGGATAGACAAGCGCGCCGTCTTTTCCGGGGCGAGCCGCCTCGGTCATCTTCGCCGGCTGGATACGGTCAGCGTTCATCAGGTGATGGACCTGCTCGCCGTGGTGAAGTAGATGATCGGCGATGATGCGTCGATGACAACGCCACCACAGCGCTTCCGCGCACATGATCGCGCAAGTCTTGCAATGGCCAAGTTCGATCAAGGCAGCAAGCCCCTGTCGAAACGCTTCCGACAAGGCGTAGTCCGCATAGTTGTGGAAACTGCGATTGCGCCAGTAGCCGTTGACATCATTTCCGATGGTTTTCGAGCGGTTGCGCAAGCCGACCAGTGCGGCGCTGTGGGTATAGCCGATACCCAGCGGCGCAAGCGAGCCTGGCAACTCATCGTGATTGAATTGCGGGTTGGTACGCGAGCGCGGCATGGCTCGAACATCGACAACGTGCTCCACCTCCCCCGCTCGCAGCAAGGTAACGAACTCATCGATAGTGCGGGTCGAATGGCCCACCGTGTAAAAAGCATGCTTCACGACTGAAACCTCATTTCATCGATGGCGATCACGAGTCGCTTACCATT
This window encodes:
- a CDS encoding tyrosine-type recombinase/integrase; translation: MPLPSPNAIAFQEALLVKAPDVSTLRIAAANDAQAVTQWLNEYRASPQTWRTYRKEAERLLLWLGEQGLTLKQVRREHLMRFETFLGDPQPAARWIGPPRPREHPQWRPFRRPLSPASRRQSLIILQGMYAWLVEAGWVEHNPFRLMRDKRRRLDNRQPGIERYLERPLWEWLWAWINRPLNAEATEKARYQWHRRRLIFGFAYLLAPRISEMAAARMGDFLQREGRWWWQTVGKGDRLARIPVPPSMLELLIEWRHFLNLSEFPSIEEQSALLRRQNGLDGLGVNQLYRLIKETFRQAADALENEQGEEGVALAVMLRRASPHWLRHTAITHQAQNGVELRYLTRNARHSRLDTTARYLHAEAEEWHQQSSSHELAVFSPRRTPRDQHESNP
- a CDS encoding DUF488 family protein, translating into MKHAFYTVGHSTRTIDEFVTLLRAGEVEHVVDVRAMPRSRTNPQFNHDELPGSLAPLGIGYTHSAALVGLRNRSKTIGNDVNGYWRNRSFHNYADYALSEAFRQGLAALIELGHCKTCAIMCAEALWWRCHRRIIADHLLHHGEQVHHLMNADRIQPAKMTEAARPGKDGALVYPSLVGGS